From Candidatus Rokuibacteriota bacterium, a single genomic window includes:
- a CDS encoding sigma-54 dependent transcriptional regulator: MSPRVLVVDDERLIRWSLEQMLEKGGYTVETAEDGATALAAVRDDSPDLVLLDLKLPDTDGIQVIRQIKEAHPDIQVVIMTAYADVATAVEAMRLGAYDYIPKPIDFDNLAVTLRNALETRQLRQKVEFLREKHLYPFHFDRIVGKSRTIQDVVALARKVSASGATMVLIQGESGTGKDVLAKAFHYESSRAEEPFMEITCTAMPETLLESELFGHERGAFTDAKVQKRGLLELAHGGTLFLDEIGDMTPALQAKLLRVLEERRFRRVGGTKDISVDIRIVAATNRDLRAAVQDGTFRKDLYYRLQVVTITIPPLRERREDIPLLAQHFLEHFSREFKKRQPRLTPEVVRLLVQYDWPGNVRELRNVIERAMILADEGDLSPGDLAPEIAGHAAGGPREAPSFQLPPSGIVFEDVERDFVRQALDLTHGNQTRAARLLGLTRDELRYRVKKFDLGHRTEEGD; this comes from the coding sequence ATGTCGCCCAGAGTGCTGGTCGTTGACGACGAGCGATTGATCCGTTGGTCCCTCGAGCAGATGCTCGAGAAGGGCGGCTACACCGTAGAGACGGCCGAGGACGGGGCGACCGCCCTGGCGGCGGTGCGGGACGACAGCCCGGACCTGGTGCTGCTCGACCTCAAGCTGCCCGACACCGACGGGATCCAGGTGATCCGGCAGATCAAGGAGGCTCATCCGGACATCCAGGTGGTCATCATGACGGCGTATGCCGACGTGGCGACTGCCGTGGAGGCCATGCGGCTCGGGGCTTACGATTACATCCCCAAGCCCATTGACTTCGACAACCTGGCGGTGACTCTCCGGAATGCGCTCGAGACGCGGCAGCTCCGCCAGAAGGTCGAGTTCTTGCGGGAGAAGCACCTCTACCCGTTCCACTTCGACCGCATCGTCGGGAAGAGCCGGACCATCCAGGACGTCGTCGCGCTGGCGCGGAAGGTGAGCGCGAGCGGTGCCACCATGGTGCTGATTCAGGGCGAGAGCGGGACCGGCAAGGACGTCCTGGCCAAGGCGTTCCACTACGAGAGCAGTCGGGCCGAGGAGCCGTTCATGGAGATCACCTGCACGGCCATGCCGGAGACGCTGCTGGAGTCCGAGCTGTTCGGCCACGAGCGGGGCGCTTTCACGGATGCCAAGGTGCAGAAGAGGGGCCTCCTGGAGCTCGCCCACGGCGGGACACTCTTCCTGGACGAGATCGGGGACATGACGCCGGCGCTCCAGGCCAAGCTGCTCCGAGTGCTCGAAGAGCGGCGGTTCCGGCGCGTGGGCGGGACGAAGGACATCAGCGTGGATATCCGGATCGTTGCGGCGACGAACAGGGACTTGCGGGCGGCGGTGCAGGACGGGACGTTCCGCAAGGACCTGTACTACCGGCTCCAGGTCGTCACGATCACGATCCCGCCGCTCCGCGAGCGGCGGGAGGACATCCCGCTCCTGGCGCAGCACTTCCTCGAGCACTTCAGCCGCGAGTTCAAGAAGCGCCAGCCGCGCCTCACTCCCGAGGTCGTGCGCCTGCTGGTGCAGTACGATTGGCCGGGTAACGTGCGCGAGCTGCGGAACGTGATCGAGCGCGCCATGATCCTGGCCGACGAGGGCGATCTGTCACCCGGGGACCTGGCACCGGAGATCGCCGGTCATGCCGCGGGTGGGCCTCGAGAGGCACCCTCCTTCCAGCTGCCGCCCTCGGGGATCGTCTTCGAGGACGTGGAGCGGGACTTCGTCCGGCAGGCGCTCGATCTCACGCATGGCAATCAAACCCGGGCGGCCCGGCTGCTTGGGCTCACGCGCGACGAGCTGCGGTACCGGGTCAAGAAGTTCGACCTCGGCCACCGGACCGAAGAGGGCGACTGA
- a CDS encoding ATP-binding protein, with translation MARMNDTWTHVEQWGHRMGLEPLDLWFLGLRAGALAAGVAWWAVAPDWTRAPQLPILSMFFVFSVGIYLLNAVHPGRIALLYRIALVFDLGTIFFLVRITGGFASDLHLAFILLIALHAFYFGLRTGLLTAVAASALYLLAGTWPPPMPGVALRVAFFGLVGLCMGMVAEQARRRREALERQQEQLLRWDRLATVGELAAGLAHELRNPLAGISGALHVLGGQFQPDDERRALLADLQAQIARMNRTLTDLLQYARPEKPQRLLVEINGLLEQSLKFLPRGDIEVVRRLDSSLPPVSVDPNLLHQALLNILVNARQAMPHGGRLTIETRTLPGNGRPVQIRIADTGAGIPEDQIGRIFQPFFTTKAQGTGLGLAITARVVEEHGGRITVESVVGKGTAFTIALPTAPPSALPADRGGRGKHVAQSAGR, from the coding sequence ATGGCGCGGATGAACGACACCTGGACCCACGTCGAGCAGTGGGGGCACCGCATGGGCCTCGAGCCCCTGGACCTCTGGTTCCTCGGGCTGCGCGCGGGGGCCCTGGCCGCCGGCGTGGCGTGGTGGGCTGTGGCTCCGGACTGGACCAGGGCTCCGCAGCTCCCGATCCTGTCCATGTTCTTCGTCTTCAGCGTGGGGATCTACCTCCTGAACGCGGTGCACCCGGGCCGGATAGCGCTCCTCTACCGGATCGCGCTCGTATTCGACCTGGGAACCATCTTTTTCCTCGTCCGCATCACGGGGGGGTTCGCCAGCGACCTGCACCTGGCGTTCATCCTGCTGATCGCGCTCCACGCCTTCTACTTCGGCCTCCGCACCGGACTGCTGACCGCCGTAGCCGCGTCGGCCCTCTACCTGCTGGCGGGGACGTGGCCGCCGCCCATGCCCGGCGTCGCGCTCCGCGTGGCGTTCTTCGGCCTGGTCGGGCTGTGCATGGGGATGGTGGCCGAGCAGGCGCGCCGGCGGCGGGAGGCGCTCGAGCGGCAGCAGGAGCAGCTGCTGCGATGGGACCGTCTGGCGACAGTGGGGGAGCTGGCAGCGGGTCTCGCCCACGAGCTGCGGAACCCGCTGGCGGGCATCTCGGGCGCGCTGCACGTGCTCGGCGGCCAGTTCCAGCCGGACGACGAGCGGCGGGCGCTGCTCGCCGACCTCCAGGCCCAGATCGCGCGCATGAACCGCACGCTGACCGACCTCCTGCAGTACGCGCGCCCGGAAAAGCCACAGCGTCTCCTCGTGGAGATCAATGGCCTCCTGGAGCAGAGCCTGAAGTTCTTGCCCCGCGGGGACATCGAGGTGGTCCGCCGCCTGGACAGCTCGCTGCCGCCCGTCTCCGTGGACCCCAACCTGCTCCACCAAGCGCTGCTCAACATCCTGGTGAATGCCCGGCAAGCCATGCCTCATGGCGGCCGCCTCACGATCGAGACACGCACGCTCCCGGGCAACGGGCGGCCGGTGCAGATCCGCATCGCCGACACGGGCGCCGGGATTCCCGAGGATCAGATCGGCCGCATTTTCCAGCCCTTCTTCACGACGAAGGCCCAGGGCACCGGGCTGGGGCTCGCCATCACGGCCCGGGTCGTCGAGGAGCACGGGGGCCGCATCACGGTCGAGAGCGTCGTGGGCAAAGGCACTGCCTTCACGATCGCGCTGCCGACCGCACCGCCAAGCGCACTGCCGGCCGACCGCGGCGGGAGGGGGAAACATGTCGCCCAGAGTGCTGGTCGTTGA